One segment of Methylocella silvestris BL2 DNA contains the following:
- the recN gene encoding DNA repair protein RecN produces the protein MLVQLSIRNIVLIDRLDMSFAGGLSVLTGETGAGKSILLDSFSLALGARGDGSLVREGEAQGQVTAAFDLAPDHPALKAANAQDIETDGSLILRRVQLADGRTRAFVNDQRVTSQALRLVTRELVEIHGQHDDRAMVDSTTHRALIDAYGGLQPQLFATRAAHGRWRDLSAQKAREEVRIAKARADADYLRHAFAELDKLSPEPGEEEALAARRTLMMQSEKVAADLRDAYESVAGDHSPMSALSAALRRLQRREAQAPQLIEPPAQALDAVLTALDLAGEALAQALREADYDPRELEQVEERLFALRAASRKYSAPVDSLPQLAENFAAALEELDAGEARLEALTKDVALAEADYGKAAKELSAARKTAAIALDRAVNAELAPLKLEGARFSTAIGPEAAGPEGIDAIEFWVQTNPGTRPGPLMKIASGGELARFMLALKVVLAERGSAPTLVFDEIDTGVGGAVADAIGQRLERLGRRVQVLAVTHAPQVAAKAESHFRIAKDAAEPGRVATRVMALAADARREEVARMLAGATITNEARAAAARLMQRAK, from the coding sequence ATGCTGGTTCAGCTCTCCATCCGCAACATTGTCCTGATCGACCGGCTCGACATGAGTTTTGCCGGCGGCCTCAGCGTGCTGACCGGCGAGACCGGCGCCGGCAAATCGATTTTGCTCGATTCCTTTTCCCTCGCCCTTGGCGCGCGCGGCGACGGTTCCCTTGTCCGCGAAGGCGAGGCGCAGGGCCAGGTCACCGCGGCCTTCGACCTTGCGCCCGACCATCCGGCCCTGAAGGCGGCCAACGCGCAGGATATCGAGACCGACGGCTCTCTGATCCTGCGCCGCGTGCAACTCGCCGACGGGCGAACGCGGGCCTTCGTCAACGACCAGCGCGTCACCTCGCAGGCGCTGCGCCTCGTCACCCGCGAACTTGTCGAGATCCACGGCCAGCACGACGACCGCGCGATGGTCGATTCGACGACGCACCGCGCCCTGATCGACGCCTATGGCGGGCTTCAGCCGCAATTATTCGCAACCCGCGCCGCGCATGGCAGATGGCGCGATTTGTCGGCGCAAAAAGCCCGCGAGGAGGTCCGCATCGCCAAGGCGCGCGCGGACGCCGATTACCTGCGCCACGCCTTTGCCGAACTCGACAAACTCAGCCCCGAACCCGGCGAGGAGGAGGCGCTCGCGGCGCGCCGCACTTTGATGATGCAATCGGAAAAGGTCGCTGCCGATCTCCGCGACGCCTATGAGTCCGTTGCAGGCGATCATTCGCCGATGTCGGCTTTGTCGGCGGCGCTGCGCCGGCTGCAGCGGCGAGAGGCGCAGGCGCCGCAGCTGATCGAGCCGCCGGCGCAGGCGCTGGACGCGGTCCTGACCGCGCTCGACCTCGCCGGCGAGGCGCTGGCCCAGGCGCTGCGGGAGGCCGACTATGACCCGCGCGAACTGGAGCAGGTCGAGGAGCGTCTGTTCGCCCTTCGCGCCGCGAGCCGTAAATATTCCGCGCCCGTCGATAGCCTGCCGCAGCTTGCGGAAAATTTTGCGGCCGCGCTTGAGGAGCTCGACGCCGGCGAGGCGCGGCTCGAGGCTTTGACGAAGGATGTGGCGCTGGCCGAGGCCGATTATGGGAAGGCTGCAAAAGAGCTGTCGGCCGCGCGGAAAACAGCTGCAATCGCGCTCGATCGCGCCGTCAACGCCGAACTCGCGCCGCTGAAACTCGAAGGAGCGCGTTTTTCGACCGCGATTGGGCCAGAGGCGGCCGGCCCCGAAGGGATCGACGCGATCGAATTCTGGGTTCAGACCAACCCCGGCACGCGGCCCGGGCCGCTCATGAAGATCGCCTCCGGCGGAGAACTCGCGCGCTTCATGCTGGCCCTGAAAGTCGTGCTCGCTGAAAGGGGGTCCGCGCCGACCCTCGTCTTCGACGAGATCGACACCGGCGTCGGCGGCGCCGTCGCCGACGCCATCGGCCAAAGGCTTGAGCGGCTCGGCCGCCGCGTGCAGGTGCTCGCCGTCACCCATGCGCCGCAGGTCGCGGCCAAGGCGGAAAGCCATTTCCGCATCGCCAAGGACGCCGCAGAGCCCGGCCGCGTGGCGACTCGCGTCATGGCGCTGGCGGCGGACGCTAGGCGCGAGGAAGTCGCGCGCATGCTCGCCGGCGCAACCATCACCAATGAGGCTCGTGCCGCCGCGGCGCGGCTGATGCAGCGCGCGAAGTGA
- a CDS encoding outer membrane protein assembly factor BamD, whose amino-acid sequence MGRSWRLALGLAGALALPAAASADMLDSLNPMNWFSGDKYKPEILKDTPAEDLYNQGLARLKVRDYPAAAKSFAALDKQYPYSQWQRKGLIMTTFAQYQAGSYEDAIGSAKRYIGLFPQAADVDYAYYLEAMSYYNQIPDISRDQDRSAKAADLFAQIIEKYPKSEYVDDSRYKLQVTRDQLAGKEMMVGRFYLNQRNYVAAVGRFREVLAKYQTTRHAEEALMRLTEAYLALGVPQEAQTAAAILGHNFPDSVWYKDAYALLRTDGLEPTEDKGSWISKAFSKLGLG is encoded by the coding sequence ATGGGGCGTTCTTGGCGCTTGGCGCTCGGACTTGCCGGCGCGCTCGCGCTGCCCGCCGCCGCCAGCGCCGACATGCTTGACTCGCTGAACCCGATGAACTGGTTCAGCGGCGACAAATACAAGCCGGAAATCCTCAAGGATACGCCGGCCGAGGATCTCTATAATCAGGGGCTTGCCCGCCTGAAGGTGAGGGACTATCCCGCCGCGGCCAAGTCCTTCGCCGCGCTCGACAAGCAATACCCCTATTCGCAATGGCAGAGGAAAGGTCTCATCATGACCACCTTCGCCCAGTATCAAGCCGGGTCCTATGAGGACGCTATCGGCTCGGCCAAGCGCTATATCGGGCTGTTTCCGCAGGCCGCGGACGTCGACTACGCCTATTATCTCGAGGCGATGTCCTATTATAACCAGATTCCCGACATCAGCCGCGATCAGGACCGCTCCGCCAAGGCCGCCGATCTTTTTGCGCAGATCATCGAGAAATATCCGAAATCCGAATATGTCGACGATTCGCGCTACAAGCTGCAGGTGACGCGCGATCAGCTCGCCGGCAAGGAAATGATGGTCGGGCGCTTCTATCTTAATCAGCGCAATTATGTCGCCGCCGTCGGCCGTTTCCGCGAAGTGCTCGCCAAATATCAGACGACGCGCCACGCCGAGGAGGCCTTGATGCGCCTGACTGAGGCCTATCTGGCCCTGGGCGTGCCGCAGGAGGCGCAGACCGCGGCCGCGATCCTTGGCCACAACTTCCCCGATTCGGTCTGGTACAAAGACGCTTACGCGCTGCTGCGGACCGATGGGCTGGAGCCGACCGAGGACAAGGGTTCGTGGATCTCCAAGGCCTTCTCGAAACTGGGCCTCGGCTAG
- the ftsZ gene encoding cell division protein FtsZ, translated as MTINLKAPELRELKPRIMVCGVGGAGGNAVNNMIVSGLIGVDFIVANTDAQALTSSRAERIIQMGLQVTEGLGAGSQPEVGRAAAEEAIEEIRDHLSGAHMCFVTAGMGGGTGTGAAPVIARAARDMGILTVGVVTKPFQFEGSRRMRLAESGINELQKAVDTLIIIPNQNLFRIATERTTFADAFAMADQVLYSGVACITDLMVKEGLINLDFADVRAIMREMGKAMMGTGEASGDRRAILAAEAAIANPLLDEVSMKGARGLLISITGGNDLTLYEVDEAAGRIRQEVDEDANIILGATFDSSLDGIVRVSVVATGIDQPAGVYELNAAENRITEVANRLRAQTAARPIETAPAPVFEHAAAPEVYAPPVREAYEERIPQPQTRPQYAAAPQGVYIEEAQAPQHRYAEPAKPQARIDDHFDPGPFIPAAPESPVVRPQRMPQIDDLPLPAQNQLRAQRGEAPAQQHPHPEAKRRSLLERLASFGAGRQDEGPGVAISPEQRQQAPQLRLPQPRPQGPNPVQAEYGKRPQQPAPQQRPPQPDPRAAYQTRVSEEDQLEIPAFLRRQSS; from the coding sequence ATGACGATCAATCTCAAAGCACCCGAGCTCCGCGAGCTCAAGCCGCGCATCATGGTGTGCGGCGTTGGCGGCGCCGGCGGCAACGCCGTCAACAATATGATCGTCTCGGGGCTGATCGGGGTCGATTTCATTGTCGCCAACACCGACGCGCAGGCGCTGACCTCGTCGCGCGCCGAACGCATCATCCAGATGGGACTGCAAGTGACCGAAGGCCTCGGCGCTGGTTCGCAGCCTGAGGTTGGGCGCGCCGCGGCGGAAGAGGCGATCGAGGAAATCCGCGATCACCTGTCCGGCGCTCATATGTGCTTCGTCACCGCCGGCATGGGCGGCGGCACCGGCACGGGCGCGGCTCCGGTCATTGCGCGGGCCGCGCGCGACATGGGCATCCTGACGGTCGGCGTCGTGACGAAGCCGTTCCAGTTTGAAGGCTCGCGCCGGATGCGGCTCGCGGAATCCGGCATCAACGAGTTGCAAAAAGCCGTCGACACGCTGATCATCATCCCGAACCAGAATCTGTTCCGCATCGCGACCGAGCGGACCACTTTCGCTGACGCCTTCGCGATGGCCGATCAGGTGCTCTATTCGGGCGTCGCCTGCATCACCGACCTCATGGTCAAGGAAGGCCTGATCAATCTCGACTTCGCCGACGTGCGCGCCATTATGCGCGAGATGGGCAAGGCGATGATGGGCACCGGCGAGGCATCGGGCGACCGGCGCGCCATTCTCGCGGCGGAAGCCGCGATCGCCAATCCGCTGCTCGACGAAGTGTCGATGAAGGGCGCGCGGGGTCTGTTGATTTCGATCACCGGCGGCAATGACCTCACCCTTTACGAGGTTGACGAGGCGGCCGGCCGCATCCGTCAGGAAGTCGACGAGGACGCCAATATCATCCTTGGCGCGACCTTCGATTCCTCGCTCGACGGCATCGTGCGCGTCTCGGTCGTCGCCACCGGCATCGACCAGCCGGCCGGCGTCTATGAGCTCAACGCCGCCGAGAACCGCATCACCGAAGTCGCCAACCGGCTGCGCGCGCAGACTGCGGCGCGGCCGATCGAGACGGCGCCCGCGCCCGTGTTCGAACATGCCGCAGCGCCAGAAGTCTATGCGCCGCCAGTCCGCGAAGCCTATGAGGAGCGCATTCCGCAGCCGCAGACGCGCCCGCAATATGCCGCCGCGCCGCAGGGCGTTTATATTGAGGAGGCCCAGGCGCCGCAGCATCGCTACGCCGAGCCGGCCAAGCCGCAGGCGCGAATCGACGATCATTTCGATCCCGGCCCATTCATCCCCGCGGCGCCGGAATCGCCCGTGGTGCGGCCGCAAAGAATGCCGCAGATCGACGATCTGCCGCTGCCGGCGCAAAACCAGCTTCGCGCCCAGCGTGGCGAGGCCCCGGCGCAGCAACACCCCCACCCCGAGGCGAAGCGCCGCTCGCTGCTGGAGCGACTTGCCTCCTTCGGCGCCGGCCGCCAGGACGAAGGTCCGGGCGTCGCCATCTCGCCCGAGCAGCGCCAGCAGGCGCCGCAGCTCCGGCTGCCGCAGCCGCGCCCGCAGGGGCCAAACCCGGTGCAGGCCGAATATGGCAAGCGGCCGCAGCAGCCGGCGCCGCAGCAGCGGCCGCCGCAACCCGATCCGCGCGCCGCCTATCAGACCCGCGTCAGCGAAGAGGACCAGCTCGAAATCCCGGCTTTCCTGCGCCGGCAGTCGAGCTGA
- the ligA gene encoding NAD-dependent DNA ligase LigA translates to MSAKPIDAMTLAQARREHSRLGAEIAAHDARYYREDAPTVSDAEYDRLRRRYGELESAFPELASPDSLTKKVGAAPSEKFAKIRHRIPMLSLGNVFSEAEVEDFVARVRRFLGLPTEASLAITAEPKIDGLSCSLRFENGEFVQAATRGDGFEGEDVTANVRTIAEIPARLKGEPPEVLEVRGEVYMTHADFAAMNVRQQEAGKPLFANPRNAAAGSLRQLDPNITAGRPLHFFAYAWGEILPAPPAGTQMGMVAAFKSYGLPVNPLMVLCHSAEELIAKYRSIEEKRAALGYDIDGVVYKVDSLVLQERLGFVSRSPRWAVAHKFPAEQATTVLRDIEIQVGRTGALTPVARLDPVTVGGVTVANATLHNEDEIARKDVRIGDTVRIQRAGDVIPQVLGVVLNKRPAEAKPYVFPDHCPICGSAAIREIDEKTGVADVVRRCTGGLICPAQAIERLKHFASRNALDIEGLGDKQIEQFYHDGLITKPADIFTLEARDKAALKKLKDREGYGETSTRNLFRAIEQRRAPALNRFIYALGIRHVGETNARRLARHFGSFSALRETGRAAAPGSEARAEINNIEGVGEVVAEAVADFFAEPHNEEALDALLAHVNPQPMEEIVSDTPVAGKTVVFTGALERMTRDEAKAMAERLGAKVAASVSKKTDLVIAGPGAGSKLAKAAELGVETISEEDWLKLVGRA, encoded by the coding sequence ATGAGCGCAAAACCTATTGACGCGATGACGCTTGCGCAGGCGCGCCGCGAACATTCGCGGCTCGGCGCCGAGATCGCCGCGCATGATGCGCGCTATTATCGCGAGGACGCGCCGACGGTTTCCGACGCGGAATATGATCGGCTGCGCCGCCGCTACGGCGAACTGGAGAGCGCCTTTCCCGAACTCGCGAGCCCGGATTCGCTCACCAAAAAAGTCGGCGCCGCGCCATCGGAAAAATTCGCGAAAATCCGCCACAGGATTCCGATGCTCTCGCTCGGCAATGTGTTCAGCGAGGCGGAAGTCGAGGATTTTGTCGCGCGGGTCCGGCGCTTTCTTGGCCTCCCCACCGAGGCGTCGCTGGCGATCACCGCCGAGCCGAAAATCGACGGGCTTTCCTGCTCGCTGCGCTTCGAGAACGGCGAATTTGTCCAGGCGGCGACGCGCGGCGACGGTTTTGAGGGCGAGGACGTCACCGCCAATGTGCGGACCATCGCGGAGATCCCCGCGCGTCTCAAGGGGGAGCCGCCCGAAGTCCTCGAAGTGCGCGGCGAAGTCTATATGACCCACGCTGATTTCGCCGCGATGAATGTTCGCCAGCAGGAGGCGGGCAAGCCGCTGTTCGCCAATCCGCGCAACGCCGCGGCCGGCTCGCTGCGCCAGCTCGATCCAAATATCACCGCCGGCCGGCCGCTGCATTTCTTCGCCTATGCCTGGGGCGAGATTTTGCCCGCGCCGCCGGCCGGCACGCAAATGGGCATGGTCGCCGCGTTCAAATCCTACGGGCTCCCGGTCAATCCGCTGATGGTCCTTTGCCATTCGGCGGAAGAACTCATCGCGAAATACCGCTCGATCGAGGAGAAGCGCGCCGCGCTCGGCTATGACATCGACGGCGTGGTGTACAAGGTTGATTCTCTTGTGCTTCAGGAGCGGCTTGGCTTTGTTTCGCGCTCGCCGCGCTGGGCCGTGGCGCATAAATTTCCGGCCGAACAGGCGACGACGGTTTTGCGCGATATCGAAATCCAGGTCGGCCGCACCGGCGCGCTGACGCCCGTGGCGCGGCTCGATCCCGTGACCGTCGGCGGCGTCACCGTCGCCAACGCCACGCTGCACAATGAGGACGAGATCGCGCGCAAGGACGTCCGCATCGGCGACACGGTCAGGATCCAGCGCGCGGGCGACGTCATTCCGCAGGTGCTGGGCGTCGTTCTGAACAAACGCCCGGCCGAGGCGAAGCCTTATGTGTTTCCGGATCATTGTCCGATCTGCGGCTCGGCCGCGATCCGCGAGATCGACGAAAAAACCGGCGTCGCCGATGTCGTGCGCCGCTGCACCGGCGGCCTCATTTGCCCGGCGCAGGCGATCGAGCGACTGAAACACTTCGCCTCGCGCAATGCGCTCGATATCGAAGGGCTGGGCGACAAGCAGATCGAGCAGTTTTATCATGACGGGCTGATCACGAAGCCCGCGGATATTTTTACGCTCGAAGCGCGCGACAAAGCCGCGCTGAAAAAGCTGAAGGACCGCGAGGGCTATGGCGAAACCTCGACCCGCAATCTGTTTCGGGCGATCGAACAGCGCCGCGCGCCGGCCTTGAACCGCTTTATCTATGCGCTTGGAATCCGCCATGTCGGCGAAACCAATGCGCGCCGGCTCGCCCGCCATTTCGGCTCCTTTTCGGCGCTGCGGGAGACTGGCCGCGCCGCGGCGCCCGGCTCGGAGGCGCGCGCCGAGATCAATAATATCGAGGGGGTAGGGGAAGTCGTCGCCGAGGCGGTCGCCGATTTTTTTGCCGAGCCGCACAACGAGGAGGCGCTCGATGCGCTGCTCGCCCATGTGAACCCGCAGCCGATGGAGGAGATCGTCTCGGATACTCCCGTCGCCGGCAAGACCGTGGTGTTTACCGGCGCGCTGGAGCGCATGACGCGCGACGAGGCCAAGGCCATGGCCGAGCGTTTAGGCGCCAAGGTGGCGGCCTCGGTGTCGAAGAAGACCGACCTCGTGATCGCCGGGCCGGGGGCGGGGTCAAAACTCGCCAAGGCGGCGGAGCTCGGGGTGGAGACGATCAGCGAAGAGGACTGGCTGAAGCTGGTGGGGCGGGCATAG
- a CDS encoding YncE family protein produces the protein MHIINRSKSAFASVNVVTLLAIVIAAFGAMAWLEQASAWPQPVGPFAYVNGGDSLSVIDTGTNKVVAKIELGCLPANSQVSPDGKTVYAICQKSGSKENIAAIDTRTNAVAARVQVAGIPNSIVISPDGKSVYVAYKKNEYGPLQDNIAVIDAATNRVTGSILGRNVVAGQDGKRIYVGSADSLQVIDTATGKTVTTIPLGGAPDRLAVTPDQKRAVVVRNLGPYSDLVIVDLNLNVAAAAVDLSNFTQTYDLAINPDGQRVYVTGCVAGIDICEIGVIDLKINTLIAFVGLPRNVAQMTVTPDGKYVYVTGFYATAWGEAQGFISILDTRTNLITAGKAVPAVPGYAAATPDSKQIYVPLFPAFATDSSKMWVFNSSNNTVAATLVNLAGNVAIVPAPPGLPFTDYRMSHLEFTYGAKPNEDAFSFYSSTTLNNASNGIRPDLEGLRLDFGGFVATVASGKFKKQSDGSFVYNDRINGVLYNAYIKPAGVSSYVVHLLQSGLKLPPLANPVQVQQTIGDDSGVHAVQAIIRPPLMSVSR, from the coding sequence ATGCACATCATAAACCGCAGCAAGTCGGCGTTCGCATCGGTTAACGTCGTGACATTGCTCGCCATTGTCATCGCGGCGTTCGGAGCGATGGCATGGCTGGAGCAGGCGTCTGCGTGGCCGCAGCCAGTCGGGCCCTTCGCTTATGTGAACGGCGGAGATTCCCTGTCAGTGATCGACACGGGAACCAACAAGGTCGTCGCCAAGATCGAGCTCGGGTGCCTCCCCGCAAATAGCCAGGTCTCGCCGGACGGCAAGACCGTATACGCCATATGCCAGAAGTCTGGCAGTAAGGAAAACATCGCGGCGATCGATACGAGAACCAACGCGGTTGCGGCGCGGGTGCAGGTGGCGGGAATCCCAAACAGCATCGTGATAAGCCCAGACGGCAAAAGCGTCTATGTCGCATATAAGAAAAATGAATATGGACCTCTGCAGGATAACATAGCGGTGATCGACGCCGCCACAAACAGGGTGACGGGCTCGATCCTGGGCCGCAATGTGGTCGCAGGGCAAGACGGCAAGCGCATCTATGTCGGGTCCGCCGATAGCCTTCAAGTTATCGATACGGCAACCGGCAAGACGGTGACGACAATTCCGCTCGGCGGGGCGCCGGACAGGCTGGCCGTGACGCCAGATCAGAAGCGCGCTGTCGTCGTGCGCAATCTCGGCCCGTACTCAGATCTCGTTATCGTCGACCTCAATCTCAACGTGGCGGCGGCGGCGGTTGACCTTAGTAACTTCACCCAAACCTACGATCTCGCGATCAATCCGGATGGTCAGCGCGTCTACGTTACCGGATGCGTGGCGGGGATCGATATTTGTGAAATCGGCGTGATTGATCTGAAGATCAATACGCTCATTGCTTTTGTGGGTCTTCCACGGAACGTCGCCCAGATGACCGTGACCCCGGACGGAAAATACGTTTATGTTACGGGATTTTATGCTACTGCATGGGGTGAGGCTCAAGGATTTATATCCATCCTCGACACGCGGACGAACCTGATTACGGCCGGCAAAGCCGTGCCGGCTGTTCCCGGCTATGCGGCCGCGACGCCCGATAGCAAACAGATCTACGTGCCGTTGTTCCCGGCGTTCGCTACCGATTCGTCGAAAATGTGGGTCTTCAACAGCTCCAACAACACGGTCGCCGCAACGCTTGTTAACCTCGCCGGCAACGTCGCCATCGTTCCAGCGCCGCCCGGTCTGCCGTTTACCGACTACAGGATGTCGCATCTGGAGTTTACGTATGGCGCCAAACCAAACGAGGACGCATTCAGTTTTTATTCCAGCACCACGCTGAACAACGCAAGCAACGGCATTCGTCCGGACCTCGAAGGGCTGAGGCTCGATTTCGGCGGTTTCGTCGCGACGGTGGCGTCTGGGAAGTTCAAGAAACAGTCGGACGGCTCGTTTGTCTACAATGACCGCATCAACGGCGTCCTCTACAACGCCTACATTAAGCCGGCGGGTGTTTCGTCCTACGTCGTGCATTTGCTGCAGTCGGGCCTCAAGCTGCCGCCGCTCGCAAATCCGGTTCAGGTGCAGCAGACGATCGGCGACGATAGCGGCGTGCATGCGGTGCAGGCGATCATCAGGCCGCCTTTGATGTCTGTCAGCCGATAG